The Mesobacillus jeotgali genome window below encodes:
- a CDS encoding helix-turn-helix transcriptional regulator — MQIYTPDEIASMLKISKNTVYEMIKRGDLAAFKVGNKMRIEENEFERYKASMSANPIKTQESKAAPQHSLQLAGSHDFLVEQLVKYIASEGTGLSITPSYIGSLEGLMMLYRGSADIAAVHLLDPASQQYNLPFIRQLFVHEPISVMRLASRDQGLIVAKGNPKNITSVKDLARSDVTIINRQKGAGTRFLLDSFLASEQLEPAAVKGYENEEWTHLGAGAHISRGTADAAFGIRCAASQLGLDFIPLTKEQFDLVFRWTPGNKEALQHLTDLIQLTNFKDSIVDFDGYDAEEFGKIIYGNHLSEA, encoded by the coding sequence TTGCAAATCTACACTCCAGATGAAATCGCTTCCATGCTGAAAATCTCCAAAAATACTGTTTATGAAATGATCAAGCGCGGCGATCTTGCAGCCTTTAAGGTCGGCAATAAAATGCGGATCGAAGAAAACGAGTTTGAAAGATATAAAGCTAGCATGTCGGCAAACCCGATTAAAACGCAGGAATCAAAGGCGGCGCCCCAGCATTCATTGCAGCTGGCAGGCAGCCATGATTTCCTGGTCGAACAGCTGGTAAAGTACATAGCATCTGAAGGGACAGGACTTTCAATCACTCCCTCCTACATCGGCAGTCTGGAAGGATTGATGATGCTTTACAGAGGAAGTGCCGATATCGCTGCGGTCCACTTGCTCGACCCGGCATCGCAGCAATACAATCTTCCCTTCATCCGTCAGCTGTTTGTCCATGAGCCTATATCGGTAATGAGACTTGCTTCCCGGGATCAGGGCTTAATTGTCGCAAAAGGAAATCCAAAGAACATCACCAGTGTCAAGGACCTGGCAAGAAGTGATGTCACGATCATCAACCGGCAAAAAGGTGCTGGAACCCGCTTCCTGCTCGATTCCTTCCTGGCCAGTGAACAACTTGAGCCAGCAGCAGTGAAGGGTTATGAAAATGAAGAATGGACGCATCTTGGCGCGGGGGCTCATATCAGCAGGGGAACTGCAGATGCTGCCTTCGGTATCAGATGCGCCGCAAGCCAGCTTGGACTAGACTTCATTCCGCTCACGAAGGAACAGTTTGATCTAGTGTTCCGCTGGACCCCTGGAAACAAAGAAGCTCTCCAGCATTTGACCGACCTGATCCAGCTCACCAATTTCAAGGACAGCATCGTGGATTTTGACGGCTATGATGCTGAGGAGTTTGGAAAAATCATTTACGGAAACCACTTATCGGAGGCTTAA
- a CDS encoding substrate-binding domain-containing protein, translating to MKFKHLISLLLVLMFAFVTGCSDSTTKEADKDPETEKTDLILATTTSTQDSGLLDVLKPDFEEKNNYNLKIIAVGTGQALEMGTRGEADVLLVHAPAAEEELVKSGDAINRQKVMYNDFILVGPAEDPAKIKGLSVDEALTNITESKASFVSRGDDSGTHKKELELWKKSSIDPKSLGETYIEAGQGMGATLKIASEKMGYTLTDRATFLAQKKNMPDTEILVEGDESLLNIYHVMQVNDERHEKVNAEGAKAFVEFMTAEDTKNIIKEFGVDEYGEPLFFLFE from the coding sequence ATGAAATTCAAACATTTAATTTCACTTTTACTTGTACTAATGTTTGCTTTTGTAACAGGCTGTTCTGATTCAACGACAAAAGAAGCTGATAAAGATCCAGAAACGGAAAAAACCGATTTGATCCTTGCTACTACTACAAGCACTCAGGACAGCGGGCTGCTTGATGTCCTGAAACCTGATTTTGAAGAAAAAAACAATTACAATCTTAAGATCATCGCTGTCGGAACTGGCCAGGCTCTTGAAATGGGAACACGCGGCGAAGCGGATGTCTTGCTTGTTCACGCACCTGCTGCTGAAGAGGAGCTCGTGAAAAGCGGCGATGCGATCAACCGTCAAAAGGTCATGTACAATGATTTCATCCTGGTCGGCCCTGCTGAAGATCCAGCTAAAATAAAGGGTTTATCTGTTGATGAGGCATTGACGAATATAACCGAATCAAAAGCTTCATTCGTCTCCCGCGGTGATGATTCTGGTACACATAAAAAAGAACTAGAGCTTTGGAAAAAATCTTCCATTGATCCAAAATCCCTTGGCGAAACCTACATCGAGGCTGGACAGGGCATGGGTGCAACACTAAAGATAGCATCTGAAAAGATGGGCTACACTCTGACAGACCGTGCTACTTTCCTTGCCCAGAAAAAGAACATGCCCGACACTGAAATTTTGGTAGAAGGTGATGAAAGCCTGCTGAATATTTATCATGTTATGCAGGTAAACGACGAAAGGCATGAAAAAGTGAATGCAGAAGGTGCGAAAGCATTCGTGGAATTCATGACTGCTGAAGACACGAAGAACATCATCAAGGAGTTCGGTGTGGATGAGTACGGCGAACCTCTCTTCTTCCTGTTCGAATAA
- a CDS encoding ABC transporter permease — translation MELLLEGLKKAIEMILSGDPEILEITLLTLRVSITAVLVSTLVGIPTGMFLGLARFPGRRFILAIINIGMGLPPVVAGLWITLFLWRSGPLGDLAWLYTPTAIIMAQILVSLPIVTALTSTAFQQINPKLILQVKALGATKMQLYWILMKEVKLAILAAIIAGFGRVIAEVGAAMMVGGNISGETRILTTSIVMEVSKGNFDIALALSFILMTLAFIITFTLTYLQQRKRSL, via the coding sequence ATGGAACTTTTACTAGAAGGTTTAAAAAAAGCAATAGAGATGATTCTGTCGGGCGACCCCGAGATTCTGGAAATCACCCTGCTGACATTGAGGGTGTCGATCACAGCCGTACTGGTCAGTACATTGGTCGGCATACCTACAGGGATGTTCCTGGGTCTTGCCCGTTTTCCAGGAAGGCGGTTCATCCTTGCTATCATCAATATTGGCATGGGCCTCCCTCCTGTCGTCGCCGGCTTGTGGATCACTCTTTTCCTGTGGCGATCCGGCCCGCTTGGAGATCTTGCCTGGCTTTACACACCTACAGCCATCATCATGGCTCAGATATTGGTGTCGCTGCCTATTGTAACTGCGCTGACAAGTACGGCATTCCAGCAGATCAATCCGAAGTTGATTTTACAGGTCAAAGCGCTTGGAGCGACGAAAATGCAGCTTTACTGGATCCTGATGAAGGAGGTAAAGCTGGCGATTCTTGCAGCCATCATCGCTGGTTTTGGCAGGGTCATTGCCGAGGTTGGCGCTGCAATGATGGTTGGTGGCAATATCAGCGGCGAAACAAGGATTTTGACGACCTCGATTGTCATGGAAGTATCAAAAGGGAACTTCGATATCGCCCTGGCCCTTTCGTTCATCCTGATGACTCTGGCATTCATCATTACGTTTACCCTGACTTATTTACAGCAAAGGAAGCGGAGCCTATGA
- a CDS encoding ABC transporter ATP-binding protein produces MTLLITVKDLEVTAGKKKLLSIPHFEIQEGEVLGVMGPNGAGKSTFIKALSMLEKPARGSIFLKGHNLTVDLTLEARRKFAVAMQQPLLLDTTVFQNVAIGLKLRNLPLTEVKQKVAYWLDKFQISHLAKKQAVHLSGGEAQRVNLARAMVLEPEVLFLDEPFSALDFPTKIQLLKDIKSIIQQTKTTTVFVSHDLMELKYLAGTLAILMDGELKQTGPTEEVLSSPNASASTFINEWKSLLN; encoded by the coding sequence ATGACCTTACTGATTACTGTAAAAGACTTAGAAGTGACAGCAGGTAAAAAGAAACTGCTCTCCATCCCCCATTTTGAGATTCAAGAGGGAGAAGTCCTGGGGGTCATGGGACCGAATGGTGCTGGAAAAAGTACGTTCATTAAAGCATTGTCGATGCTTGAGAAACCTGCCCGGGGTTCAATTTTTTTAAAAGGACATAATCTCACGGTTGACCTGACTTTGGAGGCACGGAGGAAGTTCGCTGTCGCAATGCAGCAGCCGCTGCTTCTTGACACAACCGTTTTTCAAAACGTGGCAATCGGCTTGAAGCTTAGAAATCTTCCACTTACCGAAGTAAAACAAAAGGTTGCATACTGGCTTGATAAATTCCAGATCAGCCATCTCGCAAAAAAGCAGGCCGTCCATCTGTCCGGCGGCGAAGCCCAGCGCGTCAATCTCGCCCGGGCCATGGTCCTCGAGCCGGAGGTCCTGTTTTTGGATGAACCATTCTCAGCACTGGACTTCCCCACAAAGATCCAGTTGTTGAAGGATATCAAATCGATCATCCAGCAGACGAAAACAACGACCGTTTTTGTCAGCCATGATCTTATGGAACTGAAATACCTTGCCGGAACGCTGGCGATCCTAATGGATGGCGAGCTGAAACAGACCGGTCCCACAGAGGAAGTGTTGTCATCCCCCAACGCATCTGCTTCCACTTTTATAAATGAATGGAAAAGCCTTCTCAATTAG